From the genome of Grus americana isolate bGruAme1 chromosome 4, bGruAme1.mat, whole genome shotgun sequence:
AATCTCTAACCATCTGTGGAAAATAGTTTAGTAGATGTGGCATGTTCTTGTAACACTGCTCAGGTTATATCAGATCAGACTCCAAGTCTTTGCCAGTGTCTGTGATGAGTATGTGCTACTGGATCCACCAATGAATCCAGTCCATGATGTCTTTACAGGTTTTAAGCTGTTTTGTAGATGAGAGTATAAGGAATTTGTAAACTTTCTTGGCCTGAATATGTTAAGTAGTGTCTTGTTTTGCCAGTCGTAAAGCCCTCAGAAGAAAACGGGCTTCTTCCTCCCTATTCCCAGCCAAGTGCATGTAAAAACAGAATCGTGGTAACTTTCAGTATGcgctgaaataaaaagaacactACTTGCTATCAGCTACAATAAATGGAAAGATCATTAATATGTTTGGTATTTTTACAGGTCTCTGTCTTCTCCACACTTAAAGAAAAAGGCGAAAGCTGTTCCATCGGCTGCACCTGTTTTATCTCAATACCTGGGAACATTAAAGGTGTTGGAGGATAAACGTGTGCAGAACAACAATACAGAATTTGACAAAGCAGATAGTTTACGAGCAGCTGTTTTCCAGGTagatcttaaaaacaaacaaacaaaaccggaacaaaacaaccaacaaacagAACTATGCATATAAAGGTCCTGTTACAGGAGTCAACACCTCTTACTTTCTTGAAATCAATATTTCTGAGTATATGCCTTGCATATGCTTATAGGTGTAATAACCCTTTTATTCTGTTGGTTATGACTTTTCATTAAATTATGAACTAAAAAGGTAGATGAGAGGGACATACTGTGGTTCATAATTTATTGTGTCAGTCTGTTTTCAGGCACATatagtattttcctttatttctacTTCCTTAACATAAGTAAGTGTGTagtttaaagtttcttttcctgGTATGTTCTATTCAGTTGGCattcagaaaaagtgaaaacGAAGTCTAGTATTCTCTCTGGAAGGATAATCTATGTAGATTCTGTGTAGAATTTTGTAACAATTAGTTTGTGGGTTCCAAAAGATTTTTGCTACTAATCTGGGTGAGAAAAACTTTCATTAACAGATGCTGTATATCTTGATATGTGTTTTTAGTACTTGTTACGCTTCTAGAACAAAACTTAGAACCTCAAATCCATATTTATATTGTCACcataatttttaaaggtaaaataagCTCCATTTAGGACACTTGTATCTTTAAGCAGCATACCAAATATATAATTAAACCTTGAAAATTTAAGCCTGTTTCTGTAAATGGCTCATAACACTTTATGGATGCCTGAAGTCTCAGTCTTCCCAGTTggattttattctctttaattATAGGTATTTGCAAGAAAGacaataaatgtaaataatattcCTATATACCAAGTGATAAGAATCTTtattccattcttttttttcattttttttaatgtttaccttttttttggtgtttttttaaaagatccttaagtttttttgtaatttgtaGCTGATTTTAGAACCTTAGACTATTTCGGTCACAATGTTTATGTGAATACAGCTTAGTCTTCCACATGGCCATCTAAGTAGCACGTGGAATAATTAAGAGTAATTTTGATGGTCATTATATTGGTGCTGGTCTAATAATACATAGTTGTTTTAACAGAACTTTTTTAGTTATACCTTTAAAAGACCTTAAAAGTATTGAAGTCTTATAATGATTCTTACAGAAttggttggaaaagaaaagggtCTTTCTACTGGAATTaaagagaattgaaaaaaagaaagctgaagaacTACGGAACAATAATGAAAAGGTTTGTTTacattcttgttttaaaaagaagttgaCAAATTATAAATCTTTGAAGTACGCTTACCTGTGCTTTCTGCCCAGCTGCATACCTCCTCTGCTATTCTAAGGCATCTGGTTTTCTCTGACTAGCACAAGGTGAGTTGAAACAGTAAATGGCATGTCCCACTTGTTATGGTTGCTGTAAAAGGTGTGTGGCTGATGCTTCCCTACACATTCACGTAAGGTATGTTAAAAGTGTGCTGCTTAGATTAATTTTCAGGTTCGTTTACAAAGACCATGAGATGCTCAACCCTTCAAGTGttcagttttaatttgtttgctcCCTATCTCAAGAGAGGCTTTTCTACAGAGAATTATATTTTGAATAGTACTATACGCAATTCTTAGATTTGCCTTTTAAGTATCTAATATGCTTCGCTTCTAAGCATTTAacatttgtttcatatttttctacACATATTTTGCAGGAGTAGTTTGTCTTATTCAtttaagtttaattaaaaatgagcataggaaaaaaatgctctaTATTGTTTAGATTTAATTTTGAGTATTACTCAGAATGTTGTCTGCAAAtcaatttccatttctttattgCTCTATCTAATCCTACATTTGACAATGAGTTTAAAGCATACTGTTTCAATTATAGTTTTATATTTAATCGTATTTAAATGTAGACTTATTTTCAATCTAGAAAGAAGCTGTTAAAAGAGAGGAAGCAATTGCATCTTTtgaagcctggaaaaaaaagaaaggaagagaagcaaagaagttaagtgaaaaaaagaagcttgaggaacttaagcaaaaaaaagcagcagaacagaacGAGGACAAAATGGAAGCAGCACAGAAGGTGATGTGAAATATGTACATGTGTATCAGATATGGTTCAGAAGATTGTTGAGAATAATTTTGATTAATCCAGTAAGAGATGGAAACGAACTAGATTCTAAAGTGTAAACATGgttaatttctgaagaaaactcaTATTAAAGTCTGCTTTGTTGGCAGTATGTAATATTTACATTTGCACACAAACAGGCATTTTTCAATATCTGGATTCTATTAACTGAACATAAAGTAAATTCCATATAAATATATTGGCAATGAACTATTACTcagtgggaaaaataatttattctttttacctATAGTGATACCCACATCTGAGCAATGCTACAAACAAATATTCCAAAATTGGAATGTgtagaaattataaaaaataataatacagaaTAAGGAAGCAGATTATTGACAAAAAGGTGAGGGGTAAGATTTCTAATGAATCTGTGGTTTTCTTTAGgcatttgaaaaatggaaagaaagaaaagtggaatATTTaagagagcaaagcagaaaggaaaaacagtctgaaagaatcaggaagaagaaagaagaggaactGGTTgcagagaagaagagagacagCATGTCAGCAGTAGAAAAATGGTACTACTCCACTGGGTTTTGGAATATCAGTTTCCCAAATCTTTGCTTATAAATGCAGTAGGTCTTCTGTGAGTGCTTGATGTGCTTTTAGTTGGGAGACAATGGCATGCTTGGGATCAGGCTCTCTACTCACAATGGAGAACAAGTATAACAATGAGAACAAGCTGTATAGCTTCTTTCAGTTTAGTAACTTAAATGCTTTCCTCCCCAAAAGGCTACTGACTAAGCCCAGGCAGAGATAATGCAACTGAGAAGTAAGATTCACTGAGTAATATAATGTCTTATGTGATTATTCTCATGCTTCATTACTAAGCCATAGGAGGGAAGGTAAatctttatcttcattttttgtgGAATATAATGTATGAACGTAGCTGTATTCAGAAGCAAATAAGATGTGCCCtttgaagaaattctttattagTTTTACAAGCCAAGACTTTTCACAGACCATGTGCAACTTACTATTACCCACAGAAGTTTTGAATCTAATTTTTGTATGATACCAAATAAgggagaaagcacagaaaaggtGATGTCATAATAGGTAGAACAGTAGGTTCATTTATACCTTGGTGATATAATATATAAAGATGGacttcaaagatttttaatatatattcttGATCTTTTATTAAATGTGTAAAATACCTCTTTTGACTCAATTTAGTTAATCAGTCACAGATGCAGCATTTAGTCTGTTCCATGATGATCTCCTGTTCTTCCCTCTCACTatacaggaatgaaaaaaaggaagaatatatgaaacagaagaaagtagaaaaaatccaagaaagaaggaagcaagAAATACAACAggcaaagaaggaagaaaaaaataaaaaggcaatggAGGAATATGAAAGATGGctggtatttaattttttttgcactttttcaaaaccaaaaggatTAATGTAGTAATGAGTGTGAACACTTTTGTATTGTAATACTCATGGGTTTTCATGCTGTTATGAGAGAGGCCAGATGACGGCAGCATTACATAGCTAGTCCCCCAAAATTCTTGAGCAAAATGATGATAAAATACAGTGGGCTTGAGATTTAGCATACCTGGAAAATAATATTCTCCCTAAATACATGTCATAGAGTTTTGAATTTCATAGTTGGTCTTCATTTTTTGACATTCCATGTCCACAGCAACCATCTCTGAAGGGCCAACTCACCACAGCACAAAACCTGCAAAGCCAAGCAACATCACCAGCTGCAACAGTGAGCACATATACATTCAAGGAAGCATTTAAAGTGGAGACTTGTATACCTTAAAATTGATAAAAGCACTTGTAATGAGGTTTGAGGTTATTTCCATTTACTAGAAAGGGTGGAACTCTCATGCTcccaattatattttttctacaGCAGCGTATTTTAGTCACAGTTGTTAAGCAGTAAACTAATCTAGTACTCTAGTCCCAACAGtaaggcaggttttttttccttgctacaGAAAGACAAACTAGGAGAGAGATCACTAATATTCTTAGTATatattgttttcttaaagaCGTGTGACTTGCTAGTTAAAGAAGAACCCGCGGATTTCATACTCGCCCTGTGATGCAGTCATTCATCATACAGACTTTCAAGGTTTTCTTAGTTAGAGTGTTTCTTCTGTTGTCTTCCTTCCTTGTGATTCCTGGCATGTATACATACGTATACATATGATCTCTGTTGCCATTTATAAGAATGGGATCTTGCAACTCAGCTAGCTTAAGGTCCTCACAGGGATTCATTTTTACTGTcagtagcttaaaaaaaaaaatcatttccagAGTCTCATGTGAgctttctattttcctttggtggggggatggggaatAGAGAATTGAGGCAGGCAGATGTAGGGATGTGggacaaattttaaaaggacaatTGTCCTTTACTTGGCTAACTCAGAAATAGGCAGTTACGTAAAACAGCAAGAGCCTGcatgttttcccttctctctgttttcaaaCCCTTTTAGTCTTAGGTTTAAGTCTTTTAAGATCTTATTTGACCTGGTCCCCTGTGGGAATACCTCTGATTTCTGTAATCATTAATAAGAAGTTTTCTGTCGTCCCCTTTGTCAAGTGATTTCCAGCTCAGTTCTGTCAAATGATTAATGTCCAATCTTAGATTATTTCTTGCTTACTCAATATTCTTGGTTCCCAAGGAAGGAAGTACTATGCTTTGAGCAGTAGCTAACACTCTGTTCCAGTATGCTCCTCTTACTGAAACTATCCTCAATTAGCATAGTTGTAGCAAAGTGTGAATGTTACCTCTCACTGTTCATTTGACTGCCTTGCTGTCTTGGACTCAGTatgaaggtaaaaaaattatctctttttctgGGAATGAAATATGCTGCCTAGCACAGGCTCCCTTGTTCAAATTGTGTATAAATTCCTGAGGTCATCACTTCAGTGggattattaaaataaattttagtagTTGGAGGAATGACCAGATCTAAATGGATGTACATGTGCCTACATGAGTGGAGCAGTTTGAAAAATAAGCAGTGTTGGAGGATGTGATAGGTACTGAATTGGTTGGCAGAGGCACCTCTAAAATGATCTCATTTTCAGCGTCTTCGTGCAAGTGTTGACTGATGTGACTCATGCCCAGTCTtcacatttttactttctgaaatTGTGCTGGTTTTCGCAGCTAACACACCTTTATTTGAGAAAGCATATCAGGCAATGGCTCCATCATTGTGTTTCGCCATGATATTACCTCACTTTGTATAGTAATAGAGAAGATACACACCTTCAGTGCACTGCGGGAGAGAAATGCCTGTAAAGTTGCCAATGTATTATCGAGGGAACTAAGATGATATTTGCATACAGATAGATAAACAGGCATCAAATCTGAGAGGGCAGAATTGTAGAAGTCTTTTAAGtgtattatttcaaataagAGGCTTTTTGtttgaagggaaataaaataggaGTATTATAGTGGGAAGTATTCTAATACGTTTTCAGTAACATTCAACAGAAATGAATGTGTAAATTCATCCCCAGCTTTCCTGAACCAGGGGTTAACCATATCGCATGGGTAAAACAGACATAGAAATCTCCCTGTAGTCCTTCTAAAATATAAGAAACATTCTGGGTTTATGTTAATGGCAATTCTGTTACTTATGCTTTTAGAGGTCATTATGTGAATGTTTGATAACATAAGTGCATAGAGAAGATTACTTTTtaagtatgaaaataaattccctGAAAAAGGCTATTAACACTTGTAAAATATGAACATAAAAAGGATAATCTTGAGCTGAGATACTTTAGTATTGCTGAGGAAATTTaaacttctggttttttgtttctttcatggtATTTGCCTCTTGATACTCACGAAGTACTCTTCAAGCCAATCTAGATGTTTCGCTTGATAAATGATCATTTTTCACTTAATAGATACTACCAGTGTCTGACATTTGTAATTGACATGCACCTATTCTGAGGAGTAGAATCATATAGAAGGTTTATAATGGCACATCAGtttaatttccattatttttgaGATAGTAATCTTGATAACTGTTTTCTGTAGAGAAAAGCAAGTATCCTAGATGTGTTATGTTCTTCATTTTATGTGGTAAACATTAACCTAGTATGAGTTGATGAGAAGTAACACTGCTCTCAAATAGTTCTGGAAGACCAACATAAATGCCctgaaaaaagtttgaaaatttaCCTTGAGGTTGAGCATGCTGAACACCTATTTTTGGCATTCtaaagctgtttaaaatcaTCAGGAAATGATGTACTGGATGACTGTCATGGATTTGTTGCTTTTCTGGGTTAGAAACAGCTGATGTGGGTTATTCATTTCATGTGTTTTAATAAGATCtatctgaaaatactttctatATTGGAATTTTAATCTGGCATTGAAATATGTTAGAAATAAGGCTGTTATTGTTATTCCTCTTAAATGTTGTAAGTCTGCTGTACTATCTAAAATTCAATTATTATGTGGCAGTTATATGCTAAAGAATGTGATCTTCCCAgaattttttaagtgaaaaatgtaTGCATCTTACTAGGCTATTAAGTAGGAAACTTCCACAGAGAAATAAGTCGTACAATCAAGTTGATCTAGTGTATGACAAGCTACAGTTATTGTTTTCATCTTTCACTATTTCTGTTACTCTTCTCCTCTTAGTGCAAATAACATCTTGTTTATTATTTTAGGGAAGATTTATATCAGTTATGGCTTGTGAGAGTGTGAACTGTGGTTAGGACTAGAACGTAAAAAGCTTTGTGTTGAAGGCAGGGAAGAAACTAGTAAGTCTTTATGTCaactttcatcttttaaaaaccaGTTAAATTAACTTGAGAGTCTTTCCTTGGCACTTGGATTCATTCATGAAAATTGGATCTTCAAACCCAAACATTCAAAACTGAGACATGACTAAAAAATCCAAAGCAACTTTCTGTTCCCTTCCTCGATGGGTGTATGcttcatttttggtttgggtttttcatACTTGCGTGTATTGTGCAACATGTATTCAGTAAGGAGTGTTTTATAAACATACAATATGCACATTTCTTTGTAACATGATTTCTCAAATAATTGTCAATACTGCTACAATAAGTCctatttttaatgagttttcaATTACCTGTCCTGATGTGTCTGAATGTCAAATACAGATTCAAATTCTAAGACTTGTAGAATATGATtaaatttttctaaataataaatTGGCTGGATATGTGCAAATACTCCAAAACATGAATCATATGTATGTTCCATTATAGAGCACATTCTTCCAAAGCTCATCTGTACTGCTTGCACATATCTTGTCATCTGTTTTGAGAAATATCACTGATAATGCAGACTCCTTTCCCCTTAGGGTACTAACCAGTTCCCTTTAAGAATTCctgaaaaaatatcttgaacTTGTCTTTAGAACAAGACCCAAAGCCACTAGTTGTGTTCATCCAAGGAGGATCTCtatggaaggagaaagaaggcaaaagTGTAAGATGACAGAGAAGAGTCAGAATCTTACAGTGCTACAAGCCCAGTTTATCTCAGTCACTCCATATAATCCAGACAGATACAGTTTGTATGGagagataatattttttattgtactAACTGTGATGAACTTTGGTATTGCTTGTTTTCGTAAAGAGTATTACTTCTCCATGCACACCTTGCCTTGCTTTTAATCAGCTTTTCTAGTAACAACATGAAATGATTGTGTATTTATTTAGCCAGACCAAACATTCCTAACTGAATTGGATCTTCAGATTTGTGTTAAGAAAGACCTAAATGGCACAGATTAAAATCATATTGATAGGGTTGATGTTTCAGTGCAtgttaatgctttttttaaatttttgtacaTACCACATGTATAGCTAGCATTAGTACAGTTTGCTGCATATGTGTAAAACAAGAGAAAACTTCCGCTTAAGCTCCCTTTTTTACAGTAACACTTCTACCCCCATTTACCAGTCTACTCTCTTAGCCACAGTTACCTCACTATTTCTCTTCTCACTTATGAATAACAGGCAAACACTGCTAGGAACTTTTGAGTTTGAGGATATACAGTGTCCCTCAGAGGGATGGGATCATGGGTTATCTGAGAGTGCCAGTTACCTTACAGCTGTCTTCAAGGAGCAGTACTTCCACTATAATACAGTTTATACAtgtgaaaatacaaaacttttACGGTGCTTCAAAATACTGGCTGATAGGctgcaaaagaggaaaggacCAAGGTTGGGTTTGGCACAACTGATGATGGTTTTCAGCCTGCATATCCGCATTGCATCTTTACTGCCAACGGTGTGTATGCCAGTTGTTGGTCCTAGAGGAGTGAATGCACTGTTCGTGTGCCAGAAAGCCAGCTGCTCAAGGACCTGTTATCCACACCTGTCAAGTGAGGCACTGTAAGTTATGCTCTGGTCCATAATGTCAACCTTGGTTCCACCAAGAGAGAAACTACTTTAAGTCAGTAAGCAGTGAGCTCAAGCACGCGCCACAAACCTGCAAGTATGatacaaagaaaattttcacCTATAAAGTACTCTTCAGTTACTAAATTGGTAATGCAGATGCACCCTCAGATGCTGGTCCTCACAATGGTGAAATGGCAATCATCTTTGTGAAGAAGAATACTTATTTTGTATAGAACagaacaatataaaaatatctatcTAACCTACATTATAAACACTGCAAGGTTTTGATGATGTTATCtatttaaattgtttaattCTTAGTCTTTTTCTAGTACATGGCAAGTGTGATTTAATAAGTATGGAAAGTTACAAAGATGCATCAATGTTTTCATGTAATGAGAACAACATTTAGCATTATGTTTTAGGCATCCTCTTACAGAAGAGAAGTCATTAGGATGAGACTAATTGTATACAAGACAAATATAGTACCTAATCCACTAGGCCTTCTGCTGGGCTTTTTGTTTAGATAGTGCACAAAACCAGCCCATCCTTGAGACAGTCACCTTAATCCTAAATGACATCAAATGTGCAGCCTCTTGTGTTGCATTGTGCAATGTGCATGACTGAATCCCTAAAAGGGATGTGCTAAGCTCCAAAAGGCAAATCTCCATTGCatgttaaattttcattttacacaaGAAAGGTATAACAATAATTGTAACTTTTATGTTGTTGGagttgggggggtttttttgtgggttggggttttttttgacacaTCTTTTTAttctcaggaaaagaaagagaggagagagcagctTGAGAAGAAGCAAAAGAAGTTGCAGGCTGTCCATGGGGATGAAGCGCCTTCTCCCTGGAGTCCACCTGGCAAAGTCACATATTCAAGGAATTACTGAGCAGTCTATTGCCTTCGACAAGAAAAGATGTTCCACAAAGTTCGAACAATGGCTAGTCTTTATTTCAATAACAGCTGATTTTCACTGAATTCATAATAGATGTTGCATCCTTTTTGGGgggtttattttctctctggagGTTAAATAGATCCATTGTCCCTTTCCATTGCTTTAGAAAATGTACTAATTTTTGTAATTCCACATTTAACTTAGTATTCGTAAATCCTGCGTTACTTCATTCCTTTTTGGTGAAAGTGTATATTCAGGATACATAAGGCTGGactctggcattttttttcacCCATTAAGTAGcaaaatggttatttttaagtttctaGGCCACACTGCTGGGGAGTTAAgtctggaagaaatgctttgtgAGGGGGTAGGGAGGTGATGGGCAAGGACGTGTTGGCTCTCTTGTGATGGAATGAAACAAAAGACTAAGGAGTATGGTAGGGGGATGTCATTTTGATACATGAAGAGACAAGCTAGAGAGAACATAATTCTTAGATTATGTTAcattatgaaatataaaaatagcttttaaatgaaaactgcatCAACCAGAAACAGGATTTCGTGGGGCCAAAACAGTCAGCCGTATGATGGTACAAAAGAATTAAACTGGAATCCATATAATGTAAAATGATCCAGGACTAAGTAAGACTGTAGCTGTTAATTCCATGTCAGGTCTTCATACACATACATGGGATCGTAGATTTCCTGCTTCCTAcaggaaacagcatttttagaAGCATATTTGGCAGTTCACACAAAATCAACTGCAAGGGCAGAACAGTGGTACTCTTATGAAGCAAACTTAgacactgaaaattatttttttggaacTTAATTTAAAGGCTTCTGTCATTGTTTTTACATGATCAAGTAAATCCTTCCCAAACATGTTTTCATCATTGCTAATGAGCTAGTTGCTGtagtaaattattaaaatttctcctgttttttcGTGGCTATTTGCCTCActattttgaaaacaatggCAAGACTGCCTGTCTTTAGAGATCTTCAAATCTCTTGTTTGCCTACCGTCTAAACTCAGACTGTTACTTATGTTTGTATTTActtatttgaattttaataatCACTCCAGAACAGATTTGCTTCTCAAGTGTgtattcctaaaaaaaaaaaaccaccaacataAACAGCATCACCAACCAAGACGTAAAAAAACCCTAGTCTTTAAAATATAGATGTATTTTCTCAAATGAGAATCTTGCTCCTGTTTAGACTGACAACCTCCTTGGGAAGTCAAAGGAGCATTTGAGAAGTTGACTTGGTTTTTTCACTCGAGTCCTATGCTGTTCATAAATCACTGAAATACTCATTAATTCTGCATTTCATGTAACACTGGGGCATCtagtcagaaaagaaaaaccacaagaCCGGCAACTAGATGAATTTGTTTAGCTTCCTAATGTTTCTTGCTTGGATTTTACGTTTTAGTGAAAGCCACTGAGGATTTGAGAGGCATTTGTTTTGGCCCTCACTGTTTCTATTACCAGTGTGCTGTACAGGTGAAATTTATTGCTGGTATGTATGTGAAAGTGAAATCAGAAGGATATCTATTCTATCTCATTGTTGAACATGGTCCTGTTCATTTGCAATGTTTATgacaggcaggagcaggtactagaaagcaaaaagattaGAACAGTAGGTAGTGGTGTAGTTACCATCATTAACCTAATTTCTATCCATAAACAAGTGTAGAGGAAGGCTTATAAAATGTACAATATTTCTGTTGCATATGATCTATTGACAGTGTCAAGAAGTATTTGCTAATCTTGAGAATAATGGTGAGGTTTCACTAGTAGTTGTGCTGAATTTGTGTACAGCCAAATCATCTGGCAGATCAGATTTGATCCATTGTGAGGAGTGGTTGCAGATTTGATACAGCTTCTAGATTACGAAGTATTTTTATTGCGGGATCAGGTTTGAGTATGTTGCCTGGTATTCTACATTGCACGTCTCAACTTCCAGTTGCCTTTCATGTACCTTGTTCATGGTAGCCCTGTTGTGTATTGGGATTTTTGAGCAGGCCTCTGCTGGTCCTGCCTCTTGCTTTAAGATCTGCTTCTTCCTCAAAAGATAATTGTACTGGACCtggcttttattcttttatttatttctagtcTTCTGTCACTGGGCTGCTCACCCAGAAATGTTGTGGCTAGAACAGGTTTTGTTCCACTGAAGAGTCTGTAGAGAAGCTAGGGACCTTTATGACACCCATTCTTTTATCATATATTGTCTGCAGGTAATGCACACCTGATGTCGTCCAGTGGACCTTAATGACAGTAGTGACCTTTTTGCCCCTTCTG
Proteins encoded in this window:
- the MAP9 gene encoding microtubule-associated protein 9 isoform X2, producing the protein MSGEGAGSGAALQDDLQEAISAHAAREQTAEYSDDFESDEDGMTSCFHEKKLQQIMLLESENIQDDRKDGEEECLENQNEVDDRKDNEECSAAEEVPRANSESDHCNDLPICEVQKKRKAVTLNQEENKPIPKPRVHKTRNASASDQDQKNISTSDLKLEDNSRKSPSVIEVMMTTVYEKTKELEESTDYSSDKKLKIVEGKIETDTRQEVSVNDQSEHGEAKNTSKDSVKKLSETKDTVLQNPKASLSGRSLSSPHLKKKAKAVPSAAPVLSQYLGTLKVLEDKRVQNNNTEFDKADSLRAAVFQNWLEKKRVFLLELKRIEKKKAEELRNNNEKKEAVKREEAIASFEAWKKKKGREAKKLSEKKKLEELKQKKAAEQNEDKMEAAQKAFEKWKERKVEYLREQSRKEKQSERIRKKKEEELVAEKKRDSMSAVEKWNEKKEEYMKQKKVEKIQERRKQEIQQAKKEEKNKKAMEEYERWLEKKERREQLEKKQKKLQAVHGDEAPSPWSPPGKVTYSRNY